One segment of Arthrobacter sp. MMS18-M83 DNA contains the following:
- a CDS encoding SHOCT domain-containing protein, whose amino-acid sequence MLTSLSTTIGAAAAQLPADVVHGPGDGFVFWPFFLLIPLFWILVIGFFIFFGRRMWRRNHDWAATQGAESVLRERYARGEIDETEYRQRLEVLRAHPTK is encoded by the coding sequence ATGTTGACATCACTGAGCACCACCATCGGCGCCGCGGCCGCGCAGCTTCCCGCCGACGTCGTCCATGGACCGGGGGACGGATTCGTCTTCTGGCCGTTTTTCCTCCTGATTCCATTGTTTTGGATCCTGGTTATCGGATTCTTCATCTTCTTTGGCCGCCGCATGTGGCGCCGGAACCACGACTGGGCCGCGACCCAGGGCGCCGAAAGCGTGCTGAGGGAGCGCTACGCACGTGGCGAAATCGATGAGACCGAGTACCGCCAACGCCTCGAAGTGCTGC
- a CDS encoding response regulator: MIRLLLADDQTLIRAGFRALLDAEPDMEVVAEAGTGKDAVRLAEREAPDVILMDIRMPDGDGLAATRQILADPRLAHTRIIILTTFELDEYIAEAVRAGAAGFLVKDTEPEELIRAVRVVHDGDALLSPSVTRRIMAQLALHSKAASKTVPLDQITEREREVLALVGEGLNNAEIAERLFITPLTAKTHVSRIMTKLLVRDRAQLVVLAYESGLVRPGWSS, translated from the coding sequence ATGATCCGCTTGCTGCTTGCCGACGACCAGACCCTCATCCGGGCGGGATTCAGGGCGCTCCTGGATGCTGAACCGGACATGGAAGTGGTGGCGGAAGCGGGTACCGGCAAGGACGCGGTGAGGCTGGCCGAGCGTGAAGCACCCGACGTCATCCTCATGGATATCCGCATGCCCGATGGCGACGGGCTGGCCGCAACCCGGCAGATCCTGGCTGACCCTCGCCTCGCGCACACCCGCATCATCATCCTCACCACGTTCGAACTGGACGAATACATCGCCGAGGCTGTGCGCGCCGGTGCGGCCGGCTTCCTCGTCAAGGACACCGAACCGGAGGAACTGATCCGCGCAGTGCGGGTGGTGCACGACGGCGACGCCCTCCTTTCGCCGTCGGTGACCCGCCGCATCATGGCCCAGCTGGCCCTGCACAGCAAAGCGGCGTCCAAGACAGTTCCCTTGGACCAGATCACCGAACGCGAACGGGAAGTCCTGGCGCTGGTGGGCGAAGGCTTGAACAACGCCGAGATCGCCGAGCGGCTGTTCATCACCCCTCTGACGGCCAAGACGCACGTTTCCCGGATCATGACGAAATTGCTGGTGCGGGACCGGGCGCAATTGGTGGTCCTGGCTTACGAATCCGGTCTGGTCCGGCCCGGCTGGAGCAGCTAG
- a CDS encoding sensor histidine kinase, translated as MQRRFQGPPTSFIVIAVALIQVLGTVFSAGHQAALRPLDPLAFILLLAGPAALAFRSSRPVVMLPVTLAATFSYVLLGYAWGPIVLSLALSIILTAAAGLRWQAWLGAGICAVAVVLFSVLTGGETGLVRASAGIAWVAILVLIGEGFRRRGERMAEYRRRREAAKQAERDEYRLTLARDIHDVVAHSLSMINVQASVALHLGTNDPEKLRPALEAIKAASKESLAEVRQLLGVLRDDAPLSPAAAPSLARIPELVEDARRGGLEVRFENSVDPERVDPERVATAQQETAYRIVQEALSNVRRHSGAASAVVLLELAGNALKVRVDDDGAGMRGAAAGNGLTGMHERVQALGGTLGLTPLEPGLRVEAMLPLNLTQGEHRP; from the coding sequence ATGCAGCGGCGTTTCCAGGGTCCCCCTACGAGTTTCATCGTGATCGCGGTGGCCTTGATCCAAGTCCTGGGGACCGTCTTTTCGGCGGGCCACCAGGCTGCGCTGCGCCCCTTGGACCCACTGGCCTTCATCCTGTTGCTGGCAGGACCCGCGGCGCTGGCTTTCCGGTCGAGCAGGCCCGTGGTCATGCTTCCGGTCACCTTGGCGGCCACTTTCAGCTATGTGCTCCTCGGTTACGCCTGGGGCCCGATCGTGCTGTCCCTGGCGTTGTCGATCATCCTGACCGCGGCCGCGGGGCTGCGCTGGCAGGCGTGGCTTGGGGCAGGGATCTGCGCCGTCGCCGTCGTGCTGTTCTCAGTCCTGACGGGGGGTGAGACCGGGCTTGTCCGGGCGTCCGCCGGCATCGCGTGGGTGGCGATCCTGGTCCTGATCGGTGAGGGCTTCCGACGTCGGGGCGAGCGGATGGCCGAATACCGGCGACGGCGGGAGGCCGCGAAACAGGCCGAACGGGACGAGTATCGGCTCACGCTCGCCCGGGACATCCACGATGTGGTGGCCCACTCCCTGTCGATGATCAACGTCCAGGCTTCCGTGGCTCTCCATCTGGGCACCAACGATCCCGAGAAGCTCCGCCCGGCGCTGGAAGCCATCAAGGCGGCGAGCAAGGAGTCCTTGGCCGAGGTCCGTCAGCTCCTTGGCGTACTGCGAGACGACGCTCCGTTGAGTCCTGCCGCAGCGCCAAGTTTGGCGCGGATCCCGGAACTCGTGGAGGACGCCCGGCGCGGCGGCTTGGAGGTGCGGTTCGAGAACTCAGTAGACCCGGAACGAGTAGACCCAGAGCGAGTAGCCACAGCACAGCAGGAGACGGCTTACCGGATTGTCCAGGAAGCCCTGAGCAACGTGCGCAGGCACTCAGGCGCGGCGTCCGCCGTCGTACTTCTGGAATTGGCGGGGAACGCGCTCAAGGTGAGGGTCGACGACGACGGTGCAGGCATGCGGGGAGCGGCCGCCGGCAACGGACTGACAGGTATGCACGAGCGCGTCCAGGCTCTCGGCGGCACGCTTGGCTTGACCCCGCTGGAACCCGGGCTGCGCGTTGAAGCGATGCTTCCGCTGAACCTTACCCAAGGAGAACACCGCCCATGA
- a CDS encoding bifunctional methylenetetrahydrofolate dehydrogenase/methenyltetrahydrofolate cyclohydrolase: MAQTAKILDGKAAAAAIKSELTERVAALKARGVTPGIATVLVGADPASQLYVSMKHKQSVEIGMNSIQRELPADATQTQVEALIDELNADPTCHGYIVQLPLPKHLDTDAILERIDPAKDADGLHPTNLGRLVLNVNGEITSPLPCTPRGVIELLERNGYSLAGKHVVVVGRGVTIGRSIGLLLTRRAVNATVTLTHTGTKNLSELLRQADVIVGAAGAKHIVKAADVKPGAAVLDVGVTRETDPETGKSKVHGDIDPAVADVAGWISPNPGGVGPMTVALLMTNVVEAAERQLAAGSVSGVA; the protein is encoded by the coding sequence ATGGCGCAGACCGCGAAGATCCTTGACGGCAAGGCCGCCGCCGCCGCCATCAAATCCGAGCTCACTGAGCGCGTCGCTGCCCTGAAGGCCCGCGGCGTGACTCCGGGCATTGCCACTGTGCTCGTAGGCGCGGACCCTGCTTCGCAGCTTTACGTGTCCATGAAGCACAAGCAGTCTGTGGAGATCGGGATGAACTCGATCCAGCGTGAGCTTCCGGCGGATGCCACCCAGACTCAGGTTGAGGCCCTCATCGATGAACTCAATGCGGACCCCACCTGCCACGGTTACATCGTGCAGCTGCCGCTGCCCAAGCATCTGGACACCGACGCCATCCTTGAGCGGATCGACCCCGCCAAGGATGCCGACGGCCTGCACCCGACCAACCTGGGCCGGCTGGTGCTCAACGTCAACGGAGAGATCACCTCGCCGCTGCCGTGCACGCCCCGCGGCGTCATCGAGCTCCTGGAGCGCAACGGCTACAGCCTCGCTGGCAAGCACGTTGTGGTGGTCGGCCGCGGCGTCACGATCGGCCGCTCGATCGGCCTGCTGCTCACCCGGCGGGCCGTGAACGCTACCGTGACGCTGACGCACACCGGCACCAAGAACCTCTCGGAGCTGCTGCGGCAGGCGGACGTGATTGTGGGCGCGGCGGGTGCCAAGCACATCGTCAAGGCTGCGGACGTGAAGCCGGGCGCGGCCGTGCTCGACGTCGGTGTAACCCGTGAAACCGACCCCGAGACGGGCAAGAGCAAGGTCCACGGCGACATCGATCCCGCCGTTGCCGATGTGGCCGGCTGGATTTCGCCGAACCCCGGCGGCGTCGGTCCCATGACAGTGGCGCTGCTCATGACCAACGTGGTCGAAGCCGCGGAACGCCAATTGGCAGCGGGAAGCGTCTCCGGCGTCGCCTGA
- the glyA gene encoding serine hydroxymethyltransferase produces the protein MTTTITSATISNQPLSELDPEIAAVLEQELGRQRGTLEMIASENFAPRAVMEAQGSVLTNKYAEGYPGKRYYGGCEYVDIAEQLAIDRVKALFGAEYANVQPHSGAQANAAALSALINPGDKILGLSLAHGGHLTHGMKLNFSGKLYKVAAYQVEADTFRVDMDKLREQAIAEKPQVIIAGWSAYPRHLDFEAFRSIADEVGALLWTDMAHFAGLVAAGLHPSPVPHSDVVTSTVHKTLSGPRSGVILAKEEWAKKLNSNVFPGQQGGPLMHVIAAKAVAFKIAAGEEFKERQERVIEGAKIIADRLNQADVAGAGISVLTGGTDVHLVLVDLRNSQLDGQQAEDLLHSVGITVNRNAVPFDPRPPMVTSGLRIGTPALATRGFSAAEFTEVAEIIASALKAGSATDVEALQARVDKLAADFPLYPQHEQW, from the coding sequence GTGACCACCACCATCACCTCCGCGACCATCAGCAACCAGCCGCTTTCCGAACTCGACCCCGAGATCGCAGCGGTTCTGGAACAGGAACTCGGCCGCCAGCGCGGCACCCTGGAAATGATCGCTTCCGAGAACTTTGCGCCCCGCGCCGTCATGGAGGCCCAGGGTTCTGTCCTGACCAACAAATACGCCGAAGGCTACCCGGGCAAGCGCTACTACGGTGGCTGCGAATACGTGGACATCGCCGAGCAGCTGGCCATCGACCGCGTGAAGGCTCTCTTCGGTGCCGAGTACGCCAACGTGCAGCCGCACTCGGGTGCACAGGCCAACGCCGCTGCCCTCTCCGCCTTGATCAACCCGGGCGACAAGATCCTGGGCCTGTCCCTGGCCCACGGTGGTCACCTGACCCACGGCATGAAGCTGAACTTCTCCGGCAAGCTGTACAAGGTTGCCGCCTACCAGGTTGAAGCAGACACCTTCCGCGTGGACATGGACAAGCTCCGCGAGCAGGCCATTGCCGAGAAGCCGCAGGTGATCATCGCCGGTTGGTCCGCTTACCCGCGCCACCTCGACTTTGAGGCCTTCCGCTCCATCGCCGACGAGGTTGGCGCGCTTCTCTGGACGGACATGGCCCACTTCGCCGGCCTTGTGGCAGCAGGCCTGCACCCGAGCCCGGTGCCGCATTCCGACGTCGTGACCTCCACGGTGCACAAGACGCTGTCCGGTCCGCGTTCCGGTGTGATCCTCGCCAAGGAAGAATGGGCGAAGAAGCTCAACTCCAACGTTTTCCCGGGCCAGCAGGGCGGTCCGCTCATGCACGTGATCGCCGCCAAGGCCGTTGCCTTCAAGATCGCCGCGGGCGAGGAATTCAAGGAACGCCAGGAACGAGTCATCGAAGGCGCCAAGATCATCGCGGACCGCCTGAACCAGGCTGATGTTGCCGGAGCCGGCATTTCCGTCCTGACCGGCGGCACCGATGTTCACTTGGTCCTCGTGGACCTGCGCAACTCGCAGCTGGACGGCCAGCAGGCCGAAGACCTCCTGCACTCGGTGGGCATCACCGTCAACCGCAACGCCGTTCCGTTCGACCCCCGCCCGCCGATGGTCACCTCCGGCCTGCGTATCGGTACTCCGGCCTTGGCCACCCGCGGATTCAGTGCTGCCGAGTTCACCGAGGTTGCCGAGATCATCGCTTCCGCGTTGAAGGCCGGTTCCGCCACCGACGTTGAAGCCCTGCAGGCCCGTGTCGACAAGCTCGCCGCCGATTTCCCGCTGTACCCGCAGCACGAGCAGTGGTGA
- the purU gene encoding formyltetrahydrofolate deformylase, which yields MTDSTLPTSFVVTLSCPDRPGIVHAVAGALLEAGCNIADSQQYGSPSTGNFFMRVEATTSSTKAELSSALAPVAEAFGMKWQINPVGQKVRTLILGSKDAHCLNDLLFQQRSGTLPIEVPAIVSNHRDLEGLAEFYGIPFHHIPVTPDTKPEAEAKLLGLIHEHGIELTVLARYMQVLSNELCKELNGKAINIHHSFLPSFKGAKPYHQAHARGVKIIGATAHYVTADLDEGPIIEQEVIRVDHARTAEQFVQMGRDVEGRTLAQAVQWHAEHRVLLDGTRTVVFN from the coding sequence GTGACTGACTCCACCCTGCCCACGTCTTTTGTTGTAACCCTGTCCTGCCCGGACCGGCCCGGAATTGTGCACGCCGTTGCAGGCGCCTTGTTGGAGGCTGGCTGCAACATCGCCGATTCCCAGCAATACGGCAGCCCCAGCACGGGAAACTTCTTCATGCGGGTGGAAGCCACCACCTCCTCGACCAAGGCTGAACTGAGCTCGGCGCTTGCCCCGGTGGCCGAAGCATTCGGGATGAAGTGGCAGATCAACCCGGTGGGCCAGAAGGTCCGGACCCTGATTCTGGGTTCAAAGGACGCACACTGCCTCAACGATCTGCTCTTCCAACAGCGTTCCGGAACCCTCCCCATCGAAGTGCCGGCCATCGTGTCCAACCACCGGGACCTCGAAGGGCTGGCCGAGTTCTATGGCATTCCCTTCCACCACATCCCCGTCACCCCGGACACCAAGCCCGAGGCCGAGGCGAAACTCCTTGGGCTCATCCATGAGCACGGCATCGAGCTGACTGTCCTGGCGCGCTACATGCAGGTCCTCTCCAACGAGCTCTGCAAAGAGCTCAACGGCAAGGCCATCAACATTCATCACTCCTTCCTGCCGTCCTTCAAGGGTGCCAAGCCTTACCACCAGGCGCATGCCCGGGGCGTGAAGATCATCGGCGCCACCGCCCACTACGTCACGGCGGACCTCGATGAGGGTCCCATCATCGAGCAGGAAGTCATCCGCGTGGACCACGCACGTACCGCCGAGCAATTCGTGCAGATGGGCCGCGACGTCGAGGGCCGCACCCTCGCGCAGGCCGTGCAGTGGCACGCCGAACACCGCGTCCTCCTGGACGGCACCCGCACGGTGGTCTTCAACTAA
- a CDS encoding class I SAM-dependent methyltransferase produces the protein MDGTRRAFSDETDHEADLASFYDRQAPTENTRALTPHRVECRDWFIRLLKDEHRHSLFELGCGTGVEGLEFVRAGLHYTGVDLSEESVHLARTKGLDASVASGRSLPFADAVFPAVWTMSTLLHVPNTRIHDVVSELVRVAAPGAPIAVGLWSGDDEEVLNPEDEDEPRRFFSRRSDDAVRRIFGAHGAVEHFETWPEGTGAESGPGAGNWTQHYQFLVLRTPSGRM, from the coding sequence ATGGACGGCACCCGGAGGGCCTTCAGCGACGAAACCGATCACGAGGCGGACCTCGCCTCTTTCTACGACCGGCAGGCCCCCACAGAGAACACCCGGGCGCTGACGCCGCATCGGGTTGAATGCCGCGATTGGTTCATCCGCCTGCTTAAGGACGAACACAGGCACTCGCTGTTCGAACTGGGCTGCGGCACCGGCGTCGAAGGATTGGAATTCGTGCGGGCAGGCCTGCACTACACCGGCGTCGACCTATCCGAGGAGAGCGTCCATCTGGCACGGACCAAAGGCTTGGACGCCAGTGTGGCCAGCGGCCGGTCCCTGCCATTCGCCGACGCCGTTTTCCCCGCAGTGTGGACCATGAGCACTTTGTTGCATGTCCCTAACACTCGAATCCACGACGTCGTCAGCGAACTCGTGCGGGTCGCCGCGCCCGGCGCGCCAATCGCCGTCGGGCTCTGGTCAGGTGACGATGAGGAAGTACTCAACCCGGAGGACGAAGACGAACCGCGGCGGTTCTTCAGCCGGCGGAGCGACGACGCCGTGAGGCGCATCTTCGGGGCGCACGGCGCGGTGGAACACTTTGAGACCTGGCCCGAAGGCACGGGTGCCGAGTCTGGGCCGGGTGCGGGGAATTGGACGCAGCACTACCAGTTCCTGGTCCTCCGGACGCCTTCCGGCCGAATGTAG
- a CDS encoding gamma carbonic anhydrase family protein: MAPIYTFAGDTPAIHDTAFVAPTASIIGKATLGADSSAFYGVSVRADTAAISVGAGSNLQDNVVLHADPGFPCTVGERVSVGHSAVVHGCTVEDDCLIGMSATILNGAVIGTGSLVAAGAVVLEGTVIPPRSLVAGVPAKVRRELSEEELDGVKRNAAHYRELAAAHREMHAES; the protein is encoded by the coding sequence ATGGCTCCCATTTACACCTTTGCCGGGGACACCCCGGCCATTCATGACACCGCCTTCGTGGCTCCCACGGCATCCATCATCGGCAAGGCCACCCTCGGCGCGGACTCCAGCGCCTTCTATGGTGTGTCGGTTCGTGCCGACACCGCCGCAATCAGCGTCGGTGCCGGCTCGAACCTGCAGGACAACGTAGTCTTGCACGCAGATCCCGGTTTCCCCTGCACCGTAGGCGAGCGCGTCAGCGTCGGACACAGCGCCGTCGTGCACGGTTGCACGGTGGAGGACGACTGCCTTATCGGCATGAGCGCCACCATCCTGAACGGCGCGGTGATCGGTACCGGTTCCCTCGTGGCCGCTGGCGCCGTCGTGCTTGAGGGAACTGTCATCCCGCCGCGTTCCTTGGTTGCCGGAGTGCCCGCCAAAGTGCGCCGCGAACTGAGCGAGGAAGAACTCGACGGCGTGAAGCGCAACGCCGCCCACTACCGGGAACTGGCTGCGGCGCACCGTGAGATGCACGCGGAGAGTTAG
- a CDS encoding flavin monoamine oxidase family protein — protein MTTATELPTEPTPRTGDTGISRATPADAPITMLNPDFPFSYDHYLAHPDGLAVVPPELYGTEVAVIGAGLSGLVTAYELMKLGLRPVVYEADQIGGRLRTASFPSAPGVVADLGGMRFPVSGKAFYHYVDLLGLDTQEFPNPLAPATSSTVIELAGQKHYAATSADLPEFFHEVAAAWKAAVNDGASFQEMQEAIRARDTKRIKELWNELLPLLDEQTFYGFIAASKSFKKAGFAHREAFGQVGFGTGGWDTDFPNSILEILRVVYTDADDQHRLITGGAQRLPEALWHHAPSGMAHWPEGTSLASLHSGSPRGAVDRIERDSVDGPSGELMVRERWGRKTGYPAVVTTCQSWLLSTRIHTQESLFPSELWTAIERSHYMQSSKTFVMVDRPFWKDIDPETGREILSMTLTDRLNRATYLLDDGPDKPAVILLSYTWNDDALKWLSLTAEERVKLMLHSLEQIYPGVDIASHIVGQPITVSWEADPNFMGAFKANLPGHYRYQQRLFTHFKQDKLPESQRGIFLAGDDVSFTAGWAEGAVTTGLNAVWGVVNHLGGSSVAGNPGPGELLDELGPISLD, from the coding sequence ATGACCACCGCCACCGAATTGCCCACGGAACCCACACCCCGCACGGGGGACACGGGGATTTCCCGAGCAACGCCGGCCGACGCTCCCATCACCATGCTGAATCCGGACTTCCCCTTCAGCTACGACCACTACCTGGCCCACCCGGACGGCCTGGCAGTTGTTCCGCCGGAACTGTACGGCACCGAGGTCGCGGTGATCGGTGCCGGCCTCTCGGGACTCGTCACGGCCTACGAGCTCATGAAACTCGGACTGCGCCCCGTGGTCTACGAGGCTGACCAGATCGGCGGGCGGCTCCGTACCGCGAGCTTCCCTTCGGCTCCCGGAGTGGTCGCAGACCTTGGCGGCATGCGGTTCCCGGTGTCCGGCAAGGCTTTCTACCACTACGTCGATCTCCTCGGCCTGGACACCCAGGAATTCCCCAACCCGCTCGCGCCTGCAACATCAAGCACGGTGATCGAGCTGGCCGGGCAGAAGCATTATGCGGCAACGTCCGCGGACCTGCCGGAGTTCTTCCACGAAGTTGCCGCAGCCTGGAAGGCCGCAGTGAATGACGGTGCCTCGTTCCAGGAAATGCAGGAAGCCATCCGCGCCCGTGACACCAAGCGCATCAAGGAGCTATGGAACGAACTGCTCCCGCTCCTGGACGAACAGACCTTCTACGGCTTCATCGCCGCAAGCAAGTCCTTCAAAAAGGCCGGATTCGCGCACCGGGAGGCCTTCGGGCAGGTAGGTTTCGGCACCGGCGGCTGGGACACCGACTTCCCCAACTCCATCCTCGAAATCCTGCGTGTTGTCTACACCGACGCCGATGACCAGCACCGGCTCATCACTGGGGGAGCGCAACGGCTCCCCGAGGCACTGTGGCACCACGCGCCGTCGGGCATGGCTCACTGGCCCGAGGGCACCTCGCTGGCATCCCTGCATTCCGGTTCCCCGCGCGGAGCCGTAGACCGCATTGAGCGCGACAGTGTTGACGGCCCTTCGGGCGAACTCATGGTGCGCGAACGCTGGGGCCGGAAAACCGGCTACCCCGCTGTCGTGACCACGTGCCAATCCTGGTTGCTGTCCACACGCATCCACACCCAGGAATCGTTGTTCCCGTCGGAGCTGTGGACCGCGATCGAGCGCTCGCACTACATGCAGTCGTCCAAGACCTTTGTGATGGTGGACCGCCCATTCTGGAAGGACATCGACCCGGAAACGGGCCGCGAAATATTGTCCATGACCCTGACCGACCGGCTCAACCGGGCAACGTACCTGCTCGACGACGGTCCGGACAAGCCCGCCGTCATCCTGCTTTCCTACACGTGGAACGACGATGCCCTGAAGTGGCTTTCGCTCACCGCCGAGGAACGCGTCAAGCTCATGCTGCACTCGCTGGAGCAGATCTACCCGGGGGTGGACATCGCGAGCCACATTGTGGGCCAGCCCATCACGGTTTCCTGGGAGGCCGACCCCAACTTCATGGGTGCCTTCAAGGCCAACTTGCCCGGGCACTACCGTTACCAGCAGCGCCTGTTCACGCACTTCAAGCAGGACAAACTGCCGGAGAGCCAGCGTGGCATCTTCCTGGCCGGCGACGACGTCTCGTTCACCGCAGGTTGGGCAGAAGGCGCCGTCACCACAGGCCTGAACGCTGTGTGGGGCGTGGTGAACCACCTGGGCGGTTCCTCCGTGGCTGGCAACCCTGGTCCCGGTGAACTGTTGGACGAGCTGGGTCCGATCAGCCTGGACTAA
- a CDS encoding amino acid permease: MTVPTSTQTEPIHATPTDASNAARRPGLGAQLLRRKPIGQMVREAGSSESGTPLVRSFGVLQLTMISVGATLGTGILVILGESVPLAGPAVWISFVVAGLAALFSAVSYAEMAGLVPVAGSSYSYSYATMGEGMAWICGWCLVLEYAVSVAAVAVGAGQYVNETLAAFGQFLPDAMSQPPGSGGVVNVPAMAIVVLAMILLVRGAKESAWINTVIVAIKIVILLFFCAVAFTAFNAGNFEPLMPMGAAGVSAAASRVFFSYIGFDAASTAGEEARNPKRDLPRAILLSMVIVTSIYVLVAVAAIGARPWEWFGGTEAALVQILEETTHQPWIALVFSIGAVLAIASIVLTVLYGQTRILLSMSRDGLVPEVFGRISPRTGTPVAGTLIVGTAVALTAGLVPLGALADATSIGTLFAFALVNVAVIYLRRNRPDLKRSFRVPLYPITPVLGTLMCAYLMANLGADTWVVFGGWMLVGIALYFGYGRRNSKVAALTEQEYRELSARVHDPETVKAELS; encoded by the coding sequence GTGACTGTGCCTACCTCCACCCAGACCGAGCCAATACACGCCACACCTACAGATGCGAGCAACGCCGCCCGCCGTCCGGGGCTCGGTGCGCAACTGCTGCGCCGCAAGCCGATCGGGCAAATGGTCAGGGAAGCCGGAAGCAGCGAAAGCGGGACGCCGCTGGTCCGCAGCTTCGGTGTCCTCCAGCTGACGATGATCAGTGTCGGCGCCACCCTGGGCACGGGCATCCTGGTGATCCTCGGCGAGTCCGTGCCGCTGGCCGGACCCGCAGTCTGGATCTCCTTCGTGGTGGCCGGCCTCGCTGCCCTGTTCTCCGCCGTGTCCTACGCGGAAATGGCGGGCCTGGTGCCCGTTGCCGGCTCCAGCTACTCCTACTCCTACGCCACCATGGGCGAAGGCATGGCCTGGATCTGTGGTTGGTGCCTCGTCCTCGAATACGCGGTCTCCGTGGCTGCCGTGGCCGTCGGCGCAGGGCAATACGTGAACGAGACGCTCGCGGCGTTCGGGCAATTCCTGCCGGACGCCATGTCCCAGCCGCCGGGCAGCGGCGGGGTGGTCAACGTCCCCGCCATGGCGATTGTGGTCCTCGCGATGATCCTCCTGGTGCGCGGGGCCAAGGAGAGCGCCTGGATCAACACCGTGATCGTGGCCATCAAGATTGTCATCCTGCTGTTCTTCTGCGCCGTTGCCTTCACCGCGTTCAATGCCGGGAACTTCGAACCCCTCATGCCGATGGGTGCCGCGGGCGTCTCGGCGGCCGCCTCCCGGGTCTTCTTCTCCTACATCGGCTTCGACGCCGCTTCCACCGCCGGCGAAGAGGCCCGCAACCCCAAGCGCGACCTGCCGCGGGCCATCCTGCTTTCAATGGTGATCGTGACCAGCATCTATGTCCTGGTCGCAGTGGCCGCCATCGGCGCCCGCCCCTGGGAATGGTTCGGCGGCACCGAGGCAGCCCTCGTGCAGATCCTCGAGGAAACCACCCACCAGCCATGGATCGCGCTCGTCTTCTCCATCGGAGCCGTGCTCGCGATCGCCAGCATCGTGCTGACCGTGCTTTACGGCCAGACCCGCATCCTGCTCTCCATGTCCCGCGACGGACTGGTTCCTGAAGTCTTCGGCCGTATCTCCCCGCGCACCGGCACCCCGGTGGCTGGAACGCTCATCGTGGGCACCGCCGTCGCACTCACCGCAGGGCTTGTCCCGCTCGGCGCGCTGGCCGACGCCACCAGCATCGGCACGCTCTTTGCGTTCGCGCTGGTGAACGTCGCCGTCATCTACTTACGGCGCAACCGCCCGGACCTCAAGCGCAGCTTCCGCGTACCGCTCTACCCGATCACCCCGGTCCTCGGCACGCTGATGTGCGCCTACCTCATGGCCAACTTGGGCGCAGACACATGGGTGGTGTTCGGCGGCTGGATGCTCGTGGGGATCGCACTCTACTTCGGTTATGGACGCCGGAACTCCAAGGTAGCGGCCCTGACCGAACAGGAATACCGTGAACTATCCGCAAGGGTCCACGACCCGGAAACTGTGAAGGCAGAACTTTCATGA